One genomic window of Borreliella garinii includes the following:
- the fliW gene encoding flagellar assembly protein FliW, producing the protein MINEKSIGFDFPEGILGFENIKKFIIKDSKYKPFSIMQSINKDVSFLVTSPFNFLSEYLPNIQEKDWSDIKAKEEDERVILCIINMHVNDYKDITANLKAPIIINKKKLLGKQAICTNEKYSLHHKVFKE; encoded by the coding sequence ATGATAAATGAAAAAAGTATAGGATTTGATTTCCCTGAAGGGATACTTGGATTTGAAAACATTAAAAAATTTATAATAAAAGACTCTAAATATAAGCCTTTTTCCATTATGCAATCCATCAATAAAGACGTAAGCTTTTTAGTAACATCTCCTTTTAATTTTTTAAGCGAATACTTACCAAATATCCAGGAAAAAGATTGGTCAGACATTAAAGCAAAAGAAGAGGATGAAAGAGTTATCCTATGTATAATCAATATGCATGTTAATGATTATAAAGACATTACAGCTAACCTGAAAGCACCAATCATAATAAACAAAAAAAAATTACTTGGAAAACAAGCTATATGCACAAATGAAAAATACTCACTACACCATAAAGTTTTCAAGGAATAA
- a CDS encoding flagellar hook-associated protein 3, with translation MINRVSHPLTYENLKTSAAEQESKITKLLENLYKGGKRIVKLRNDPTGVTHAIRLDSDIFKLNVYIKNIGTSKGNLRYTEGYLQSLTNILTRAKEIAIQGASGTYEADDKKMISKEVNALLEDAIAIANAKGPDGYSIFSGTKIDSEAFKVTRENKISKISKDGEGPQIIKVEYNGNQAEKKTEVYNDVHISNNYPGNKIFFLQNQNIISSINTNGFTVKENTKIYIDNVEIGLTTGDTALDIVAKINESSAPVEASVDPVLNSLSIKTTTPHQIWITEAKESNVLQTLGILTKNNDTKLPPYNLSSSTEVRSRSIFDALIELRDTLYNNKEELVGSRSLAEIDESLKRLLISVADLGAKENRLDRSYERISKEAADMKEDMVQYTDLDVTKAITNLNMASLAYQVSLGISAKIMQTTLLDFIK, from the coding sequence ATGATAAATAGAGTAAGTCATCCATTAACATATGAAAATTTAAAAACCTCTGCAGCAGAGCAAGAATCTAAAATTACAAAACTTTTAGAAAACTTATACAAAGGCGGTAAAAGGATTGTAAAACTAAGAAACGATCCAACAGGCGTTACTCACGCAATAAGGCTCGATAGCGACATATTTAAACTTAATGTATACATAAAAAATATTGGCACTTCTAAAGGCAACCTACGATATACAGAAGGATACTTACAATCTCTTACAAATATTTTAACACGAGCTAAAGAAATTGCCATTCAAGGAGCAAGCGGAACTTACGAAGCAGATGACAAAAAAATGATATCAAAAGAAGTAAATGCTTTACTAGAAGATGCTATTGCAATAGCAAACGCTAAAGGGCCTGATGGATACAGTATATTCTCGGGGACCAAAATTGATAGCGAAGCATTTAAAGTGACTAGAGAGAACAAAATAAGCAAAATAAGCAAAGACGGTGAAGGTCCTCAAATAATCAAAGTAGAATATAATGGAAATCAAGCTGAAAAGAAAACAGAAGTATACAATGATGTGCATATATCAAATAATTATCCTGGGAATAAAATATTTTTCTTGCAAAACCAAAATATTATATCATCAATAAACACTAATGGGTTTACCGTAAAAGAAAATACAAAAATTTATATTGACAATGTTGAAATAGGACTAACAACAGGAGATACTGCTCTTGACATTGTTGCAAAAATCAATGAGTCTTCAGCCCCTGTTGAAGCAAGCGTTGATCCCGTTTTAAACTCATTGTCTATTAAAACTACAACTCCACACCAAATTTGGATAACAGAAGCAAAAGAATCGAATGTTTTACAAACACTTGGAATACTTACTAAAAATAATGATACTAAACTACCTCCTTACAACCTTTCTAGCAGTACAGAAGTTAGAAGCAGATCTATTTTCGATGCGCTTATTGAACTCAGAGACACACTTTACAATAATAAAGAAGAGCTTGTTGGAAGTAGAAGTCTAGCAGAAATTGATGAAAGCTTAAAAAGATTACTTATATCTGTTGCAGATCTTGGAGCAAAAGAAAATAGACTTGATAGAAGTTATGAAAGAATAAGCAAAGAGGCTGCGGACATGAAAGAAGATATGGTCCAATACACCGATCTTGACGTAACAAAGGCAATAACTAATTTAAATATGGCAAGCTTAGCTTATCAAGTATCTTTAGGAATCTCTGCCAAAATAATGCAAACAACTTTGTTGGATTTCATAAAATAG
- the flgK gene encoding flagellar hook-associated protein FlgK, with protein MDSTFSGIEIGKRSLFAHKDAMNTVGHNLSNATKPGYSRQRVTMKTEIPLYAPQLNRAKKQGQLGQGIVVQSIDRVKDELLNTRIVEESHRLGYWTSQDKFISMLEDVYNEPEDQSIRKRLNDFWESWQDLANQPQGLAERKIILERGKSFCELIRSRFHSLERIYIMANDEIKITTDEANNYIKNIANLNKQISKSQAMKDNPNDLMDARDLMVEKLGNLISVSIENKQDPNEFLIHSEGRHLVQGSIANEFKLEATNGPTRTRWSILWANNDKVNLETGKLGSLLNIRDEEIKNEINELNNLAVNIIELVNEIHETGYGMDKKNGRSFFSKELKLTDDRARYDTNGNGQFDSVHVFKINSTNEIFPEEKLGFYGTLKFEATNSNEIIEIPYNAPDTVQDLINRINNSNAQVTARINSEGKFEIKAVKEQENENITFRIKHIEDSGLFLTKYTGILNESGPEGAYDYRNIDTIDKLTPKSTYSISPLKNPAAWIKVADTIDLDPSKIAAGINSPTNEISIGDNQAALRISSFGNSQIMIGKNLTLNDYFANTASNIAIKGQISEITKESQSQILKDLTDLRMSISGVNKDEELANMIEFQQAFIAASKFITVSAELIDTVINKMGV; from the coding sequence GTGGATTCAACATTTTCAGGAATAGAAATTGGCAAAAGAAGTTTATTTGCACATAAAGATGCCATGAATACAGTTGGTCATAATTTATCTAATGCTACAAAACCTGGATATTCAAGGCAAAGAGTAACAATGAAAACCGAAATTCCTCTTTATGCTCCGCAACTAAACAGAGCTAAAAAGCAAGGACAATTGGGCCAGGGAATAGTGGTTCAATCTATAGACAGAGTAAAAGATGAACTACTTAACACAAGAATCGTTGAAGAATCACACCGACTAGGGTACTGGACTTCACAAGACAAGTTTATATCAATGTTAGAAGATGTTTATAATGAGCCTGAAGATCAATCAATAAGAAAAAGATTAAATGATTTTTGGGAAAGTTGGCAAGATCTAGCAAATCAACCACAAGGTTTAGCAGAAAGAAAAATAATTCTAGAAAGAGGCAAGTCTTTTTGCGAATTAATAAGAAGCAGATTCCATTCACTAGAAAGAATTTACATAATGGCAAACGATGAAATAAAAATTACAACAGATGAGGCAAACAATTACATTAAAAACATTGCAAATCTTAATAAACAAATTTCAAAATCTCAAGCAATGAAAGACAATCCAAATGACTTAATGGACGCAAGAGATTTAATGGTTGAAAAATTGGGCAATTTAATAAGTGTATCAATTGAAAACAAACAAGATCCCAATGAATTTTTAATTCACTCAGAAGGAAGACACCTTGTACAAGGTTCAATTGCTAATGAGTTTAAACTAGAAGCTACAAACGGACCTACCAGAACCAGATGGAGCATTTTATGGGCAAACAATGATAAAGTTAACCTTGAAACGGGAAAGCTTGGATCTTTGCTTAACATAAGAGATGAAGAGATTAAAAATGAAATCAATGAACTAAATAATTTAGCTGTCAACATTATAGAGCTTGTTAACGAAATACATGAAACAGGGTATGGGATGGACAAAAAAAATGGAAGAAGCTTTTTTTCTAAAGAGCTAAAACTAACTGATGATCGCGCTCGATATGATACTAACGGAAATGGCCAATTTGACTCCGTTCATGTTTTCAAAATTAATAGCACAAACGAAATATTCCCAGAAGAGAAATTGGGATTTTATGGAACTCTTAAATTTGAGGCTACTAATAGCAATGAGATTATAGAAATACCTTACAATGCTCCAGATACAGTTCAAGATCTGATAAATAGAATAAACAATTCAAATGCACAAGTTACAGCAAGAATTAACTCAGAAGGTAAGTTTGAAATCAAAGCAGTTAAAGAACAAGAAAATGAAAACATAACATTTAGAATTAAACATATAGAAGATTCTGGATTATTTCTTACAAAATATACAGGAATATTAAATGAATCTGGACCTGAGGGAGCTTATGATTATAGAAATATTGACACAATAGACAAATTAACCCCTAAATCCACTTATTCAATTTCGCCTCTAAAAAATCCTGCGGCATGGATAAAAGTTGCAGACACAATAGACTTAGATCCTTCAAAAATAGCAGCGGGAATTAATAGTCCAACAAATGAAATATCTATTGGAGATAACCAAGCAGCATTGAGAATCTCCTCTTTTGGAAATTCTCAGATTATGATTGGTAAAAATTTAACACTAAATGATTACTTTGCAAATACAGCATCAAATATAGCAATAAAAGGACAAATATCAGAAATCACAAAAGAAAGCCAATCTCAAATATTAAAAGATTTAACAGATCTAAGAATGTCTATTTCTGGAGTAAATAAAGATGAAGAACTTGCAAACATGATCGAATTTCAACAAGCCTTTATTGCAGCAAGTAAATTTATCACCGTTTCTGCCGAACTAATAGACACAGTAATAAATAAAATGGGAGTATAA
- a CDS encoding flagellar protein FlbF has translation MKAKLEIELKEVLKEELFLVEEIYKSYLKIKENIDNKNEIGLKEISNKTKILLENFQEIESKRDEIWKKFTQNKNFESTYEAVEKLTTIYKKEIYNYLHKLKIGILNIKNLNYIIQSYVNTSLDMLAIIFQDVQESIENVTYKNPYGPKIGCSKEASVLINKKL, from the coding sequence ATGAAAGCAAAACTTGAAATTGAACTAAAAGAGGTTTTAAAAGAAGAGCTTTTTTTAGTAGAAGAAATATATAAGTCATACCTAAAAATAAAAGAAAATATCGACAATAAAAATGAAATTGGACTTAAAGAGATTTCAAACAAAACAAAAATATTACTTGAAAATTTTCAAGAAATTGAAAGCAAAAGAGACGAAATTTGGAAAAAATTTACCCAAAATAAAAACTTTGAGTCAACTTACGAAGCTGTAGAAAAATTGACTACAATTTACAAAAAAGAAATATACAACTATCTACATAAATTGAAAATTGGAATACTGAATATCAAAAATTTAAACTACATAATACAAAGCTATGTAAACACATCCCTTGACATGTTAGCAATAATATTTCAAGATGTCCAAGAAAGTATAGAAAATGTAACTTACAAAAACCCTTACGGGCCAAAAATTGGATGCTCAAAAGAAGCTTCCGTTTTAATAAATAAAAAACTTTAA
- the mnmE gene encoding tRNA uridine-5-carboxymethylaminomethyl(34) synthesis GTPase MnmE gives MSKLFERDDDIVALATPFLSSALCVIRSSGASSISKFSKIFSNHSALNSAPGNTIHYGYILDNENNCKVDEVVVCLYRAPKSFTGQDSIEVIAHGSVIGIKKIIDLFLKSGFRMAEPGEFTLRSFLAKKIDLTKAEAINEIIFAKTNKTYSLAVNKLSGALFVKIDAIKGCILNFLSAVSVYLDYEVDDHEISIPFDLILNSKAELKKLINSYKVYEKIDHGVTLVLAGSVNAGKSSLFNMFLKKDRSIVSSYPGTTRDYIEASFELDGILFNLFDTAGLRDADNFVERLGIEKSNSLIKEASLVIYVIDVSSNLTREDFLFIDSNKSNSKILFVLNKIDLNINKSTEEFVRSNVLNSSNLIMISTKNLEGIDILYDKIKTLISYEKVEIGLDDIIISSSRQMQLLEKAYALVLDLLNKIDRQVSYDMLAFDAYEIINCLGEITGEVSSEDVLDNMFKNFCLGK, from the coding sequence ATGAGTAAGCTTTTTGAAAGAGATGATGACATTGTAGCTCTTGCAACCCCTTTTTTAAGTAGTGCTTTATGCGTGATTCGTAGTAGCGGTGCTTCTTCTATTTCTAAATTTTCTAAAATCTTTTCAAATCATTCAGCTCTTAATTCAGCACCTGGGAATACAATTCATTATGGTTATATATTGGATAATGAGAATAATTGCAAGGTAGATGAAGTTGTTGTGTGTTTATATCGAGCGCCAAAGAGCTTTACGGGGCAAGATTCCATTGAAGTTATAGCTCATGGCTCTGTGATTGGGATTAAAAAAATTATAGATTTGTTTTTAAAAAGTGGGTTTAGGATGGCTGAGCCTGGTGAATTTACTTTACGTTCATTTCTTGCTAAAAAAATTGATCTTACAAAAGCAGAAGCAATCAATGAGATTATTTTTGCCAAGACTAATAAAACTTATTCTCTTGCAGTTAATAAGCTTTCTGGAGCTTTATTTGTTAAAATAGATGCAATAAAAGGATGTATTTTAAACTTTCTCTCAGCTGTTAGTGTTTATCTTGACTATGAGGTTGATGACCATGAGATTAGCATCCCATTTGACTTGATTTTAAATAGCAAAGCTGAGCTTAAGAAATTAATTAATTCTTATAAGGTTTATGAAAAAATTGATCATGGTGTTACTTTGGTTTTAGCAGGCTCTGTTAATGCTGGAAAGTCTTCGTTATTTAATATGTTTCTCAAAAAAGATAGATCAATTGTCTCTTCATACCCTGGTACCACAAGGGATTATATTGAAGCAAGTTTTGAGCTTGATGGCATTTTATTTAATCTTTTTGATACAGCAGGTCTTAGAGATGCTGATAATTTTGTTGAGAGACTAGGAATTGAGAAAAGTAATTCTTTAATAAAGGAAGCATCTTTAGTAATTTATGTGATTGACGTTAGTTCAAATTTAACAAGAGAGGATTTCTTGTTTATTGATTCAAATAAATCTAATAGTAAAATATTATTCGTTTTAAATAAGATAGATTTAAATATAAATAAATCTACTGAGGAATTTGTTCGTTCAAACGTCTTAAATTCTTCAAATTTAATAATGATTAGTACTAAAAATTTAGAAGGAATAGATATTCTTTATGACAAAATAAAGACGCTAATCTCTTATGAGAAAGTAGAGATTGGACTTGATGATATAATAATATCTTCAAGTCGTCAGATGCAACTTTTAGAGAAAGCTTATGCTTTGGTTTTAGATTTATTGAATAAAATTGATCGCCAAGTAAGTTATGATATGTTAGCATTTGATGCTTATGAGATTATTAATTGTTTAGGTGAAATAACGGGAGAAGTTAGTAGTGAAGATGTTCTTGACAATATGTTTAAGAATTTTTGTTTGGGGAAATAA
- the mnmG gene encoding tRNA uridine-5-carboxymethylaminomethyl(34) synthesis enzyme MnmG, with translation MDFDAIVIGGGHAGIEAALALSRLNFKTLMITQNLDTIGKLSCNPAIGGLAKGNMVREIDALGGEMGRIIDFSMIQFRVLNKSRGPAVQAPRAQADKLMYQTKAKETLERQDNLDLFQDTVVDFILNSMRNEIKGVVTERGNKFRASVVVLTTGTFLRGKIFIGEYRANMGRLAEFSAYGLDKTLLSLGFEMGRLKTGTPARIHKKSVDFSKTEVQFGDSDIIPFSFSNGNLDKSQLSCYVTYTNKRTHEIISENMHLSPLYSGEIVGNGPRYCPSIEDKIVKFKDKDRHQIFIEPEGFNTEEMYLNGLSSSLPENIQQKFINSIEGLEHAIITRPGYAVEYDYINPIELYPNLESKRVKGLFVAGQTNGSSGYEEAAAQGLMAGINAALRLQNKKPMILTRTSSYIGVLIDDLVTKGTKEPYRMFTSRAEHRLNLRHDTSDKRLIKIGYDLGLVDEERYSKYLFKKRRVEEIKELLKQRRLSLKDVADEQLKKHVSKDFYHILKDPSISLDNLIKIDPSLSDSKVILEQVELDVKYEGYINRQKDLIKKLNNLELVKLPFDFNYEIIEGLSREAREKFSKVQPATLAQASRIPGIRNTDITVLFIYFSNPKNKVVLNFSL, from the coding sequence ATGGATTTTGACGCAATTGTTATTGGAGGAGGTCATGCGGGAATTGAAGCTGCGCTTGCTCTTTCAAGGTTGAATTTTAAGACTTTAATGATTACTCAAAATTTAGATACAATTGGCAAGCTTTCTTGCAATCCTGCTATTGGCGGACTTGCTAAGGGCAATATGGTTAGAGAGATTGATGCTCTTGGTGGTGAAATGGGTCGTATTATTGACTTTAGTATGATTCAGTTTAGAGTTTTAAATAAGAGTCGTGGTCCTGCAGTTCAAGCTCCACGTGCTCAAGCTGATAAATTAATGTACCAAACCAAGGCCAAAGAAACTTTAGAGCGTCAAGACAATCTTGATCTTTTTCAAGATACAGTTGTTGATTTTATTCTTAATTCTATGAGAAATGAAATCAAAGGCGTTGTTACAGAGAGAGGCAATAAGTTTAGAGCAAGTGTTGTGGTGCTTACAACAGGGACTTTTCTTCGAGGGAAAATATTTATTGGTGAGTATAGAGCTAATATGGGTAGACTTGCTGAATTTTCTGCTTATGGACTTGATAAAACTTTGCTTAGCCTTGGATTTGAAATGGGTAGGCTTAAAACGGGCACTCCAGCAAGAATTCATAAAAAAAGTGTAGACTTTTCAAAGACTGAAGTTCAATTTGGAGATTCAGACATCATTCCCTTCTCTTTTTCAAATGGCAATTTAGACAAATCTCAACTTTCATGTTATGTGACCTATACCAATAAAAGAACCCACGAAATAATTAGTGAAAATATGCACTTGTCACCCCTTTATTCTGGTGAGATTGTAGGTAATGGCCCAAGATATTGTCCTTCTATTGAGGATAAGATAGTAAAGTTTAAAGATAAGGATAGACATCAAATCTTTATTGAGCCTGAAGGGTTTAATACGGAAGAAATGTATCTTAATGGTCTTAGCTCTTCTTTGCCTGAAAATATTCAGCAGAAATTTATTAACAGCATTGAAGGCCTTGAGCATGCTATTATTACAAGGCCTGGTTATGCAGTTGAGTATGATTATATAAATCCAATTGAACTTTATCCAAATCTTGAGAGCAAAAGAGTTAAAGGGCTTTTTGTAGCAGGTCAGACCAACGGCTCTTCAGGATATGAAGAGGCAGCAGCTCAAGGGTTAATGGCTGGAATTAATGCTGCTCTTAGACTTCAAAATAAAAAGCCAATGATTTTAACAAGAACTAGCTCTTATATTGGAGTTCTTATTGACGATCTTGTTACTAAAGGCACTAAAGAGCCTTACAGAATGTTTACTTCAAGAGCTGAGCACAGGCTTAATTTAAGGCACGATACTAGTGATAAGCGTTTAATTAAGATTGGATATGATCTTGGGCTTGTTGATGAGGAGAGATATTCAAAATATCTTTTTAAGAAGAGAAGAGTTGAAGAGATAAAGGAGCTTTTAAAGCAAAGGCGGCTTAGCTTAAAAGATGTTGCTGATGAACAATTAAAAAAACATGTTAGTAAAGATTTTTACCATATTTTAAAAGATCCTTCTATTAGTTTAGATAATCTGATAAAGATTGATCCAAGTTTAAGTGATTCAAAAGTAATTTTAGAGCAAGTTGAATTAGATGTTAAATATGAAGGTTATATTAATAGACAGAAAGATTTAATTAAAAAACTTAATAATCTGGAGCTTGTCAAGCTTCCATTTGATTTTAATTACGAGATTATTGAAGGCCTTTCAAGAGAAGCTAGAGAGAAATTTTCCAAGGTTCAACCAGCTACTCTTGCTCAAGCAAGTCGAATTCCTGGAATAAGAAATACGGATATTACTGTTTTGTTTATATATTTTTCAAATCCTAAAAATAAGGTAGTTTTAAATTTTTCTTTATGA
- the rsmG gene encoding 16S rRNA (guanine(527)-N(7))-methyltransferase RsmG — protein MISDIDFAFSECNFQFAYKDLQKINLYIKRILLLNTRFNLISNSNNNFNSILNLHVIDSLLGLSTIKEINPSEILDVGSGAGFPGIVLAIFDTSRKYYLLERSKKKSTFLKMIKLELDLENVKILEYEIEREKKKYEFITIRAFRSMNEYALVLKNLLKNGGLIMAYKGKFDKINLEVSQIKDLFSKIEIKSLNSKLSLDRNLVLLYR, from the coding sequence ATGATAAGTGATATTGACTTTGCTTTTTCAGAATGTAATTTCCAGTTTGCTTACAAAGATCTTCAGAAAATAAATTTATATATAAAGAGAATTTTACTTTTAAATACCAGATTTAATTTAATTTCAAATAGCAATAACAACTTTAATTCTATTCTTAATCTACATGTTATAGATTCTCTTTTGGGATTATCAACTATTAAAGAGATCAATCCTTCTGAAATTCTTGATGTTGGAAGTGGTGCTGGATTCCCAGGTATTGTTTTGGCTATTTTTGACACTTCTAGAAAATATTATCTTTTAGAGAGAAGTAAAAAAAAGTCTACTTTTTTGAAAATGATAAAATTAGAACTTGATTTAGAAAATGTAAAAATTTTAGAATATGAGATTGAAAGAGAAAAAAAGAAGTATGAATTTATTACAATTAGAGCTTTTAGAAGTATGAATGAATATGCGTTAGTTTTAAAAAATCTTTTAAAGAATGGAGGTTTGATTATGGCATATAAGGGCAAATTTGATAAAATTAATCTTGAGGTCAGTCAAATTAAAGATCTGTTTAGTAAAATAGAAATAAAGTCTTTAAATTCAAAATTAAGCCTAGATAGAAATTTGGTTTTACTTTACAGATAA